One stretch of Pigmentiphaga aceris DNA includes these proteins:
- the hsdR gene encoding type I restriction-modification system endonuclease, giving the protein MQQNIRSNFDMLQTYEPQLWRLGALAERYFAEDPNTCLLKLRQFAELLAQSLAARGGLYTAQEESQYELIRRLQNENLLPREVKQVFDQVRVTGNAANHALAGDHANALSTLKLSWQLSVWFHRTFKQPDFRSGPFLPPAPPADESQELKQKLAEYRQAVADYQAKHENAASALQAAQTQLTALSEEKAVWEQIATEADQAKARLANQLAQLQAQAQAAPSDNLAKLVASANKAALLVDLDESETRRLIDAQLRQAGWEADSEVLKYSKGTRPERGRNLAIAEWPCTKYSADYVLFRGLVPMAVVEAKRSSMDVSANLQQSKRYSRTFAGSAETQLHPQNWGSNSEFRIPFVFATNGRPYLRQLATKSGIWFGDLRHPEIRSTALDGWYTPDVLHALLRQDEEKAHAELANTPFNYGISLRPYQQAAILATESSIAQGQREILLAMATGTGKTKTCIALIYRLLKAQRFRRILFLVDRSALGEQAADSFKDTRMERLQTFADTFGIKELGTPAPDADTAVHIATVQGMMHRVLFPAEDVVPPTVDQYDCVIIDECHRGYTLDREMSDTELSFRGFDDYISKYRRVLDYFDAVKIGLTATPALHTTQIFGAPIFSYSYREAVVDGFLVDYEPPIQIHTQLSDQGMTWKIGEEVQVYNAQHNKLDLFKTPDEIKLKVDDFNRKVITRAFNEAVCSYLAQEIDPSGRRKTLIFCVSSDHADLVVDVLKAALETQYGAVEDDAVIKITGNADKPLELIRRFKNERLPNVAVTVDLLTTGIDVPEICNLVFLRQVNSRILFDQMLGRATRLCDFDGEAKDAFRVFDAVRLFEAVGDMTEMKPVVVNPKITFKQLEREFTEVQSTDALELLREQFVAKLQVKKRHLSDNDAQDFETKAGMPPDTFIQKLKTLGLSEIATWFTQHPDLGEILDRKANGGGQPIYVSEHPDEFLRAERGYGKATKPEDYLDEFKQFISSNSNELPALMAVLTKPRDLTRKQLKELVLALDQAGFSEARLATAWRETSNQDIAARIVGYIRQAALGDALLPYSERVDRALQTLLANSPAGKPWTDPQRSWLKRIAAQTKTNLLVDREALDDPDLLFKREGGGFNRLDRLFNGQLQPVLDAFNDALWAQPARSA; this is encoded by the coding sequence ATGCAGCAGAACATCCGCTCGAATTTCGACATGTTGCAGACTTACGAGCCTCAGTTGTGGCGCCTTGGTGCACTTGCTGAACGCTACTTCGCCGAAGATCCAAACACCTGCCTGCTCAAACTCCGGCAGTTCGCCGAGCTGCTGGCACAGTCGCTCGCGGCACGCGGAGGCTTGTACACCGCGCAGGAAGAAAGTCAATATGAACTGATCCGCCGACTGCAGAACGAAAACCTGCTGCCGCGGGAGGTCAAACAAGTATTTGACCAAGTTCGGGTCACAGGAAATGCTGCCAACCATGCTTTGGCGGGTGACCATGCCAACGCGCTGTCAACACTAAAGTTGTCATGGCAATTGAGTGTCTGGTTCCATCGGACATTCAAACAACCTGACTTCCGCTCCGGCCCTTTCCTGCCGCCAGCACCGCCGGCTGACGAGTCACAGGAATTAAAGCAAAAACTGGCCGAATACCGCCAAGCAGTGGCTGACTATCAAGCCAAGCATGAGAACGCGGCGTCGGCCTTGCAAGCGGCACAGACTCAGTTGACGGCGCTGAGCGAAGAGAAAGCGGTTTGGGAGCAGATCGCCACGGAGGCCGACCAAGCCAAAGCACGGCTTGCGAATCAGCTGGCGCAGTTGCAAGCGCAGGCTCAGGCAGCACCTTCTGACAACCTGGCCAAGCTGGTGGCCTCGGCGAACAAAGCTGCGCTACTTGTTGACCTTGATGAGTCAGAGACCCGACGCCTCATTGACGCACAACTTCGTCAAGCAGGCTGGGAGGCAGACAGCGAGGTCCTTAAGTACAGCAAAGGTACGCGTCCAGAAAGAGGGCGCAACCTTGCTATTGCCGAATGGCCATGCACCAAATATTCCGCTGACTATGTGTTGTTCCGAGGATTGGTGCCGATGGCGGTGGTCGAAGCCAAGCGAAGCAGCATGGATGTATCTGCCAACCTACAGCAGAGCAAACGGTACAGCAGAACCTTCGCAGGCAGTGCCGAGACTCAGTTGCATCCTCAAAACTGGGGCAGCAATTCGGAGTTCCGTATCCCATTTGTTTTTGCTACGAATGGGCGCCCTTACCTGCGTCAGCTAGCCACCAAGAGTGGCATTTGGTTTGGCGACCTCCGCCACCCCGAAATTCGCAGCACAGCGCTGGACGGCTGGTATACGCCAGACGTCCTGCACGCCCTGCTTCGCCAAGATGAAGAAAAGGCCCATGCCGAGCTTGCGAATACGCCGTTCAATTATGGAATTTCGCTTCGCCCTTATCAGCAGGCAGCCATCCTCGCCACTGAAAGCAGTATTGCTCAAGGACAGCGTGAGATCCTGCTGGCAATGGCGACCGGAACGGGCAAGACGAAGACCTGCATCGCCCTGATTTACCGCCTGCTGAAGGCACAGCGCTTCCGCCGTATCTTGTTCCTGGTGGATCGCTCAGCGCTGGGTGAACAAGCTGCAGACTCGTTCAAAGACACGCGGATGGAGCGGCTACAGACGTTCGCTGATACGTTCGGCATCAAGGAGTTGGGTACGCCAGCGCCCGATGCCGACACGGCAGTCCACATCGCCACCGTGCAAGGCATGATGCACCGCGTGCTCTTTCCAGCGGAAGACGTAGTGCCGCCGACGGTCGATCAGTACGACTGCGTCATCATCGATGAATGTCATCGCGGCTATACCCTGGATCGGGAGATGTCGGACACGGAACTCAGCTTTCGCGGTTTCGACGACTACATATCCAAGTACCGGCGCGTGTTGGACTACTTCGATGCGGTCAAGATCGGCCTGACTGCCACCCCCGCCCTGCATACCACCCAGATTTTCGGCGCGCCGATTTTCAGCTATAGCTATCGAGAAGCAGTGGTGGACGGGTTCCTCGTTGATTACGAACCGCCCATTCAAATTCACACGCAGCTATCCGACCAGGGCATGACCTGGAAGATCGGTGAAGAGGTGCAGGTCTACAACGCTCAACATAACAAGCTGGACCTGTTCAAGACGCCGGACGAAATCAAGCTGAAGGTCGACGACTTCAACCGTAAAGTCATCACACGGGCGTTCAACGAAGCCGTTTGCAGCTATCTCGCTCAGGAGATCGATCCCAGCGGACGACGCAAAACTTTGATCTTTTGCGTGAGCAGCGACCATGCCGACTTGGTGGTCGATGTGTTGAAAGCAGCCCTGGAAACACAATACGGCGCAGTGGAAGACGATGCAGTCATCAAGATAACAGGCAATGCCGACAAGCCTCTGGAACTCATCCGGCGATTCAAGAACGAACGTTTGCCGAACGTAGCGGTTACCGTCGATTTGCTTACCACGGGTATCGATGTGCCCGAGATATGCAACTTGGTCTTTCTGCGACAGGTCAATAGCCGCATCCTGTTCGACCAGATGCTGGGCCGCGCCACCCGCTTGTGCGATTTCGATGGCGAAGCCAAAGATGCGTTCCGCGTGTTCGACGCCGTTCGCCTCTTCGAAGCCGTCGGCGACATGACAGAGATGAAGCCTGTCGTGGTGAACCCGAAGATCACGTTCAAACAACTTGAACGTGAATTCACCGAAGTCCAATCCACTGATGCACTGGAATTACTGCGTGAGCAGTTCGTGGCCAAGCTTCAGGTCAAGAAGCGCCATCTATCGGACAATGACGCCCAGGACTTCGAGACCAAAGCGGGCATGCCACCGGACACGTTCATCCAGAAGCTCAAGACGCTTGGCCTGAGCGAGATTGCAACGTGGTTCACACAGCACCCCGACCTGGGCGAAATCCTCGATCGCAAAGCAAACGGCGGTGGGCAGCCCATTTACGTATCAGAGCACCCAGACGAATTTCTGCGCGCCGAGCGAGGCTACGGCAAAGCCACCAAGCCGGAAGACTATCTGGACGAGTTCAAGCAATTCATCAGCAGCAATAGCAACGAGCTACCGGCATTGATGGCGGTCCTGACCAAGCCCCGAGACCTGACACGCAAGCAGCTCAAGGAATTGGTGCTTGCATTGGACCAGGCAGGGTTCAGCGAAGCTCGGCTTGCCACCGCATGGCGCGAGACAAGCAACCAGGACATCGCAGCACGTATCGTCGGCTACATTCGTCAGGCGGCACTGGGCGACGCCCTGCTGCCCTACAGCGAGCGCGTGGACCGTGCGCTGCAAACCTTGCTGGCGAATTCGCCAGCGGGCAAGCCTTGGACCGACCCTCAGCGTAGTTGGCTCAAGCGGATTGCTGCGCAGACCAAGACCAATCTGCTGGTGGATCGCGAGGCGCTCGACGACCCAGACCTGCTTTTCAAGCGCGAAGGCGGTGGCTTCAACCGCCTCGACAGACTTTTCAACGGCCAGCTCCAACCGGTGCTGGACGCTTTCAACGACGCACTTTGGGCGCAGCCGGCCCGAAGTGCATGA
- a CDS encoding YicC/YloC family endoribonuclease gives MIRSMTAFGAARADTPHGSVSIELRSVNSRFLDLHFRIPDELRQSEMPLRELLTANLGRGKVEIRGSITRRQRSDPDAINVSALEQAAALYAKVRAVLPDTPPPRLSELLAWPGVQSEDEGESIWAEAALTAATEALGQLQRAREREGQRLGVMIAERAAGVLGVVTQVEKHLPQLVSDYRERLARKLRETMDAAFPGGFQQITGSELSERLAHEATLFGLRIDVAEELSRLRSHLTELDRLLGGKGADRGAGKRLDFLFQEMNREANTLGSKAGGLEVTRAAMDLKLLIEQMREQAQNIE, from the coding sequence ATGATCCGAAGCATGACCGCCTTCGGCGCAGCGCGCGCCGACACCCCCCACGGATCCGTGTCGATCGAGCTGCGCAGCGTCAACAGCCGTTTCCTTGATCTGCACTTCCGCATTCCCGACGAACTTCGCCAAAGCGAAATGCCGCTGCGCGAACTGCTGACGGCCAATCTGGGCCGCGGCAAAGTCGAAATCCGCGGCAGCATCACCCGCCGCCAACGCAGCGACCCCGACGCTATCAACGTAAGCGCGCTGGAACAGGCGGCCGCCCTGTACGCCAAGGTGCGCGCAGTGCTGCCCGACACCCCGCCCCCGCGCCTGTCCGAACTGCTGGCCTGGCCTGGCGTGCAGTCTGAAGACGAAGGCGAATCCATCTGGGCCGAAGCCGCCCTGACCGCCGCCACCGAAGCCCTGGGCCAATTGCAGCGCGCCCGCGAACGCGAAGGCCAGCGCCTGGGTGTGATGATCGCGGAACGTGCGGCGGGTGTGCTGGGCGTGGTCACGCAAGTCGAAAAGCACTTGCCCCAGTTGGTAAGCGATTACCGCGAACGCCTGGCGCGCAAACTACGCGAAACCATGGATGCAGCGTTTCCGGGTGGATTCCAGCAGATCACCGGTTCTGAATTGTCTGAACGCCTGGCACATGAAGCCACCTTGTTCGGTCTGCGCATCGACGTGGCGGAAGAATTGTCGCGCCTGCGTTCGCACCTGACCGAGCTTGATCGGCTGTTAGGTGGAAAGGGCGCGGATCGTGGCGCGGGGAAACGCTTGGATTTCCTTTTCCAGGAAATGAATCGTGAAGCCAATACGCTGGGGTCGAAGGCAGGTGGGTTGGAAGTGACGCGGGCGGCGATGGATCTGAAGCTGCTGATCGAGCAGATGCGGGAACAGGCGCAGAATATCGAGTGA